From one Triticum urartu cultivar G1812 chromosome 3, Tu2.1, whole genome shotgun sequence genomic stretch:
- the LOC125546931 gene encoding protein E6-like, giving the protein MAASASRLCLLAIAFLLAVAAPRVDAWGGRFFFSKMTRPGAVVEADKAADTATVATEALDTNSAPAAFPRPSSNRGYGLYGRPEENEKYPPAYFRRGVHRDAEKLTTTNVVPTTEPRHREEAAVPAQEEQSSGEEEPAFPADGSGRGRPLSYMRHGGKHERDYYGMSDTRLYQNGRYYYDVETDKYGYGYESNPVRTARPEPEDNGSGYGRPGRERRYGDAAVYENDNDNGVTEKQSDDGGVQENQNGQYNP; this is encoded by the coding sequence ATGGCTGCCTCTGCTTCCCGCCTCTGCCTTCTCGCCATCGCGTTCCTCCTCGCCGTCGCCGCACCTCGCGTGGACGCGTGGGGCGGCCGCTTCTTCTTCAGCAAGATGACGCGCCCCGGGGCCGTCGTCGAGGCCGACAAGGCGGCGGACACGGCCACCGTGGCGACGGAGGCGCTCGACACCAACAGCGCGCCGGCGGCATTCCCGCGGCCGTCCAGCAACCGCGGCTACGGCCTCTACGGCCGCCCGGAGGAGAACGAGAAGTACCCGCCGGCCTACTTCCGCCGCGGCGTGCACCGCGACGCCGAGAAGCTGACGACCACCAACGTCGTGCCGACGACGGAGCCGCGGCACCGGGAGGAGGCGGCTGTCCCGGCGCAGGAAGAACAATCCTCGGGCGAGGAGGAGCCGGCGTTCCCCGCGGACGGCAGCGGCAGGGGGCGGCCGCTGTCGTACATGCGCCACGGCGGCAAGCACGAGCGCGACTACTACGGGATGAGCGACACGAGGCTGTACCAGAACGGGCGGTACTACTACGACGTGGAGACCGACAAGTACGGCTACGGCTACGAGTCCAACCCGGTGCGGACGGCGCGCCCCGAGCCCGAGGACAACGGCTCCGGGTACGGCCGCCCCGGCCGCGAGCGGAGGTACGGCGACGCGGCCGTATACGAGAACGACAACGACAACGGGGTGACCGAGAAGCAGAGCGACGACGGCGGCGTCCAGGAAAACCAGAACGGGCAGTACAATCCATGA